The nucleotide window CTGAATCGGGTGATCTTCCGAAGAAGTCGATTTCCGTTGAGGCACAAGGTAAATCACGAAAGCGCCATCCCGGGAACCCGGGCGCGGATCGCGGCCATGGTCGCTTCGTCCGAGACGCCCTGCCAGTCGTACCGCGGCGTGTACGGCGCCGTGAGAAGGCGAACGTCCTCATCGGACAGTTCGACGTCCAGTGACGCCACGGCGTCGTCGATCTGCCGCACCGACCCGGCACCGACCAGCGGCGCGGTGACGACGGGCTGCCGGTGCAGCCACGCCAGGGCGATGGCCGCGCGGCTCACGCCGTGGGCGGCCGCGACCGTCCCGACCGCGTCCACGATCGCGCGGTTCGACGCCTCTTCCGCGGGGGAGTAGAGCAGGTCCGCGTAGGCGCCGTCGGTGCCGGACCGGGTGGTCGACTTCGCGTCGTCCCAGGCGCGGGCCAGCCGGCCGCGGGCCAGCGGGCTCCAGACGATGGTGCCGACGCCCTCGTCGAGGCACAGCGGGATCATCTCGCGCTCTTCCTCGCGGGCCAGCAGGTTGTAGTGGTCCTGCATGGTCGCGAACCGCGCCCAGCCGTGCTGCTTCTGCAGGTGCAGGGCCTTGGCGAACTCCCACGCGAACATCGACGACGCGCCCAGGTAGCGCACCTTGCCCGCCTTGACCAGGTCATGCAGCGCTTCGAGAGTTTCCTCCAGCGGCGTGCTGTGGTCGTTGCGGTGCACCTGGTACAGGTCGACGTAGTCGGTCCCCAGCCGCCGCAGGGAATGGTCGATCTCGGTCATGACGGCCTTGCGGGACAACCCTTTCCCGTTCGGCCCGGGCCGCATCGGGTGGCGCAGCTTGGTGGCGATCACGACGTCGTCGCGGTCGGCGAAGTCCCGGAGCGCGCGGCCCAGGATCTCCTCACTGGACCCGTTCGAGTACATGTTCGCCGTGTCGAAGAAGTTGATGCCCGCTTCCAGTGCGTGCTTGATCAGCGGCCGGGCCTCGTCCTCGCCGAGTGACCAGACGGGGTGGCCGCGGTCGGGCTCGCCGTAGCTCATCGCGCCGATCGCGACGGGGGAGACGTCCAGGCCGGTGGTGCCGAGCTTGACATAACGCATGAGTGGCTCCTGACTTGCGGAGGATTCTCCGGATGTGCGACCGAAACTAACGGAGGATTCTCCGCATGTCAACGATGGGGCATGATCGGGGCATGACCGACGGGACGTACGGCACCCAGCGCAAGGCCGCCGCGCGCAACCGGGTCGCGATCATCGAGGCGGCCCACGAGCTGTTCGCGCAGAACCCCCTGGTGCCGCTGAGCGAGGTCGCCAAGCGCGCCGGCGTCGGGGCCGGGACCCTCTACCGCCACTTCCCGACCCGCGAGGACCTGATCCTCGGCGCCTACCAGCACGACATCGAGCGCCTGACCGCCACCGCGGACGACGTGCTGGCCCGCCACTCCTCCGCGAAGGCCGCGTTCGTCGAGTGGTTCGAGACGCTGTCGGCCTACATCCGCATCAAGCACGGCCTCGGCGACGCACTGCACAGCGCCGCGGCCCAGGAGCTGATCAGCGCTTCCTGGGCGCCGGTCACCGCCGCCGTGAAGAAGCTCGTCGACGCCTGCGTGGCCGAAGGCGCCATCGCGCCCGGGCACGACCCCGCCGACGTCATCATGCTCATGAGCTTCCTGTGGCGCGTCGCGAACAACGACGAGGGTGCGGCCCAGGGGCGACGGCTGATCGCTGCCGTTTTCGACGGGTTGCAGTCGCCGCCGAAGCCCGCCTGAGGGAGTCCCGGGCCGCGGAGCAGTATGCCGCTCATCGGCACATGGTCTGAGCAGCGAAAATCGTGAAAAACTCACCCTCTTGACCGATTCAAGGGCAAGACAAGTCTTGTCAGCCGGATCTTCCTCTCGTTACAGTCCGAGTTATTAGTTAGGAAACTTTCCTAACAGTTTGATTCCCGACGCCGCAGCCCACCAGCCACCGCCAGGCCCGTAAGGAGCGCGACGTGCCGTCGACCCGACTACGTCCATTGACCCGTCTCACCCCCGTGCTCGCCGCCGTGGTGCTGTTGCCGTCCGCGATCGCCGCGGCCGCCAGCGCCGAAGCCGCCGATGTCCTGCTGTCGCAGGGAAAGCCCGTCGCCACCTCGACGATCGAAAGCTCGTCCTACACCGGCGCCAAGGCCGTCGACGGCAACACCAGCACCCGCTGGGCCAGCGCCGAAGGCGCCGACCCGCAGTGGCTGCGGATCGACCTCGGCCAGACCGCGACCATCCACCGCGTCGTCCTCAACTGGGAAGCCGCCTACGCGAAGAAGTACCGCATCGAGGTCTCCGCCGACGGCACGACGTTCACCACGGCCGCCACCATCGACACCGGTGACGGCAAGATCGACGACCTCGGCGGCCTCACCGCCCGCGGCCGCTTCGTGCGTTTCGTCGGCCTCACCCGCGGCACCAGCTACGGCTACTCCTTCTGGGAGATGCAGGTCTTCGGCGGCACGGACTCCTCCGGCGACACCCAGGCCCCGACCACCCCGGCCGGCCTCGCCGCGGGCGCGGCGACCGCCACGAGCGTCCCGCTGACCTGGGCCGCGGCCACCGACAACGTCGGCGTCACCGGGTACGACATCCTCCGCAACGGCACCGCCGTCGCCACCAGCGCGACGACGTCCTACACCGACACCGGGCTCACCCCGGAGACGAGCTACACCTACGCGGTCCGCGCGCGCGACGCCGCAGGGAACGTCTCGGCCGCGAGCACGCCGATCACGGTGAAGACGGCGGCCGGGAGCGCGGGATTCGTCCTCGCCGCGGCCGGTGACATCGCCGAACAGTGCACCGCGAGCAGTTCCAGCTGCGTCCACCCGAAGACCGCGAAGCTCGTCGAGAACATGAACCCCGCGGCCGTGATCACCATGGGCGACAACCAGTACGACGACGCGCACCTCTCGGACTTCAAGTCCTACTACGACACGACGTGGGGCAAGTTCAAGAGCAAGACCAAGCCGATCCCCGGCAACCACGAGACCTACGACGACACGCCGTACAAGGGCTACGACGACTACTTCGGCGCCATCGCGAAGCCGCAGGGCAAGCGCTACTACAGCTGGGAAATGGGCAACTGGCACTTCATCGCCCTGGACTCCAACGACTTCGCCACCCACGAGTTCGGCCCGAGCGAGCAGCTGGAGTGGCTGAAGCAGGACCTGGCCAACAACCGGAAGGGCTGCGTCGCCGCGTACTACCACCACCCGCGCTGGAGCTCGGGTGACCACGGCGACAACCCGGACAGCATCGAGCTGTGGAACCTGATGGTGGCCAACAAGGTCGACCTCGTCCTCAACGGCCACGACCACGACTACGAGCGGTTCGTCCCGCAGAACGCCGACGGCAAGGCCGATCCCAACGGCCCGGTCGAGATCGTCGGCGGGTCCGGCGGCGCCAACCTGTACGACCTGAGCCCGGCGCACCCGACCACGGCCAAGCTGCTGAAGACCTTCGGCGTCCTGAAGCTGTCGATGACCGACACGTCGTTCCAGACGCAGCTGATCGGCGTCGACAGCAAGGTCCTCGACAGCAGCCCGACCTACACCTGCCACTAGGAGGCGCGGGCATGTACATCGCGGCAAGCCGTACCTCGGACCTCGCCTCCGGGACCGACCGCAAACCGGCGCTCAAGCGGGTGTCCGCCAACGTGGTGGCGCTCGGCATGGTCAGCCTGGTCACCGACGTCTCGTCGGAGATGGTCACCGCCGTCCTCCCGCTCTACCTGGTGCTCGGCCTGGGCCTGAACCCGCTGCAGTTCGGGCTGCTCGACGGGCTCTACGCCGGTGCCACCGCGGTCGTGCGGGTGCTCGGCGGGCACCTCGCCGACCGGTGGCGGCGGCTCAAGGCGGTCGCCGGGTTCGGGTACGGCTTGTCCGCGGTGTGCAAGCTCGGCCTGGTCGCGGCCGGATCGTCGGTCGCGGCCATCAGCCTTGTCCTGGCCGCCGACCGCACCGGCAAGGGGCTGCGCACCGGCCCGCGCGACGCGCTCATCT belongs to Amycolatopsis tolypomycina and includes:
- a CDS encoding aldo/keto reductase, which codes for MRYVKLGTTGLDVSPVAIGAMSYGEPDRGHPVWSLGEDEARPLIKHALEAGINFFDTANMYSNGSSEEILGRALRDFADRDDVVIATKLRHPMRPGPNGKGLSRKAVMTEIDHSLRRLGTDYVDLYQVHRNDHSTPLEETLEALHDLVKAGKVRYLGASSMFAWEFAKALHLQKQHGWARFATMQDHYNLLAREEEREMIPLCLDEGVGTIVWSPLARGRLARAWDDAKSTTRSGTDGAYADLLYSPAEEASNRAIVDAVGTVAAAHGVSRAAIALAWLHRQPVVTAPLVGAGSVRQIDDAVASLDVELSDEDVRLLTAPYTPRYDWQGVSDEATMAAIRARVPGMALS
- a CDS encoding TetR/AcrR family transcriptional regulator yields the protein MTDGTYGTQRKAAARNRVAIIEAAHELFAQNPLVPLSEVAKRAGVGAGTLYRHFPTREDLILGAYQHDIERLTATADDVLARHSSAKAAFVEWFETLSAYIRIKHGLGDALHSAAAQELISASWAPVTAAVKKLVDACVAEGAIAPGHDPADVIMLMSFLWRVANNDEGAAQGRRLIAAVFDGLQSPPKPA
- a CDS encoding discoidin domain-containing protein, encoding MLAAVVLLPSAIAAAASAEAADVLLSQGKPVATSTIESSSYTGAKAVDGNTSTRWASAEGADPQWLRIDLGQTATIHRVVLNWEAAYAKKYRIEVSADGTTFTTAATIDTGDGKIDDLGGLTARGRFVRFVGLTRGTSYGYSFWEMQVFGGTDSSGDTQAPTTPAGLAAGAATATSVPLTWAAATDNVGVTGYDILRNGTAVATSATTSYTDTGLTPETSYTYAVRARDAAGNVSAASTPITVKTAAGSAGFVLAAAGDIAEQCTASSSSCVHPKTAKLVENMNPAAVITMGDNQYDDAHLSDFKSYYDTTWGKFKSKTKPIPGNHETYDDTPYKGYDDYFGAIAKPQGKRYYSWEMGNWHFIALDSNDFATHEFGPSEQLEWLKQDLANNRKGCVAAYYHHPRWSSGDHGDNPDSIELWNLMVANKVDLVLNGHDHDYERFVPQNADGKADPNGPVEIVGGSGGANLYDLSPAHPTTAKLLKTFGVLKLSMTDTSFQTQLIGVDSKVLDSSPTYTCH